In the Candidatus Bathyarchaeia archaeon genome, TGGCTTGGTTTTCGTCAACGCGAAATGTGCCGCGGATTTTTTTGATAACCTCCGCTTCGGGCATGCCCTGCATGAAGAAATATGCGTAAGCTGAGGCGGTTGGGTTAAGGTGCAGCACAGTGTTTGCGTTAATCACCATGACGCCGCGTTCATCCGATTCAACACGTAGTTGCAGCGCCATACCCGTGAATTCGCCTGTTCCACGGTAAGTGTACCGCCCAGCAGGCACCACGCTTTTTCTAAGTAACTTGTTTTTCCAACTCATCTTATCCAACTCCTCCACCGGCACATGCACACGCACAAGAAACACACGCGCAGGCACACGCGCACGCCGCACAGGCGCAGACGCATCCCGCTTTTTTGTTGGCGGGTTGATGAGAAGCGGGGGGTTTGGCGGGGATGATGGCGTTGGCGAATTTTTCGATGTTGGTTACGATGTTGCTTGAGGTTTTCTCCAGCGAGGTGGCGATGTTGTTGGCGAATTCGGCGCCGGGAATCGTGGGGGGTTTGCCTGACTGCGAGGGGGCATTGATGTTTGGCGTGTAGTTTGGGTCGGCTCTGTAGTGGGTGTAGCCGTACCAGTACCACAGCCAGTACGGACTGGGCTCAAATGGCCGCGTGGTGAAGGTGGTTTTTGTGCGTCCCTGATAGTCTGGGTCTAAGAGTAGCCACAGAAGCTGCTGGTCATATGCTTTTGATGCAAGCTCACCTGTGCCTGCCTGCTCCACCTGCAGCCATGCTTTGTCCACAATTTTGCGGTAATACTCCTCCGTGTCCTTGCGGCTGTATCCCCGCAGTTTCTGCTCCAAGGTGTCTCGCAGATACATAACGGTCTTTGCCAGTGCCTCTTCGTCAAGGGTTCCGTCCGCTTTGACTGCGTCGAGAAAGTCTATTTCGTAGTACCGCAGCAGGTTGTCCTCGGGTCCCTTCTTGTTTTGGTATTCGGGCATAACCCGCAGCTTAAGCGATGGATTGGTGGATTCCACCCAGACCGCGCGTTTCTGCAGCAGGCTGTAGAGGATTTCGGTAACGATTTGGGTGGGCTTAAGGTCCAGCAGATAAGAGGCTTCGACAGCGGTTAAGCCGCGTTTTATGCCCAGAGTTTCCATGCTGACCTTGGGTGAAGTGTAAGGGCGTTTCCGCGCGGCGTAGAAAACTATGCCTAAGGCAAGCAGAACAAACGCCACTGCCGCCGCAATGAACGCTATGCTGGTTCCTGATAAGCCGCCTTGGGCTGGAGGCTCAAAATCTGGAAGGGCTTCTGCTGGAAACGACACCCCAACAATGTACTGCTCCTCGGCTTGCAGAACAGGAATTTCCCAGTAAACCGCGAGTCTGCCGTCGGGTTCAGTAGAGGTGCTGTTCCAAAAGGCGTCTGCAGTGGTTTTCACATCGTTTACGGTGACGTTTGGGGGCATAACAATTTGGATGCGGGCATCATTGATGGGAACCGACATCCACTGTGGGGCAAACTGCATCCCAAAGTTCCCCTCGTTCATGGAGTCAGGGCTAATCATGTCCGCCACGTTGGTGGTTAAGGTGAACCAAATGGTGTTGCCTGCGGTCAGCGGCGAATCCAAAGTTACCTTCACGCCTGTGCCATCCGAAGAACGGTCAGCCTGCAAGAAATGCCCATACTGGTCCGTGACTTCGCCAATCATGAAGTCCTTGGTGGGCTGCCCCAACGTAACGTAGCTGATTTGCTGCCCCGACTCCAACGTTAAACTCACGTTATAAAACAGGTCAACTGTGCCGTCGTGGTTTATCCAAAGCTTTGCCCATTCCTGATTGAAGCGGTAGCTTCGGGTCTGCGCGTCAGAAACCGCGACGGAGGCGGCTACGCAAAGAAGCAGAACCGCTACGAAAAATGTAAAGAAGACCCGTTTTTTCACCATTTCGGCTCCTCCGCAACCTCGAACGTGGTTCCACAATAAGGGCACTTCGCGTAGGGTACGCCTTTTTCAATGTGGATTTGGCGTGCATCCACCGAGGCAGAGCAGTGAGGGCACTTGATTGTGGCGGCCTTCATTTTTCCCGAAAGCTCCAGTTGCTGGATGATTTTGGTGGGTTTACGAGACGAAACGTAAGTGACGTATGAGACAGCAAAACCTAAGGCAAAGAGGGCAA is a window encoding:
- a CDS encoding MJ0042-type zinc finger domain-containing protein; amino-acid sequence: MKVTTVLGALAAAVLFFFGLIFAIAASVQEATTRLAVALALFALGFAVSYVTYVSSRKPTKIIQQLELSGKMKAATIKCPHCSASVDARQIHIEKGVPYAKCPYCGTTFEVAEEPKW